In one window of Syngnathus scovelli strain Florida chromosome 22, RoL_Ssco_1.2, whole genome shotgun sequence DNA:
- the LOC125992051 gene encoding protein mono-ADP-ribosyltransferase PARP11 isoform X2: MLATRTAEDESLEVEEMDTLEPNWCWFYLAECGVWHMFEIDPSAACSVTSAQIEQCYNRNQRGVMEFYTAKYTYRLDFSVMRQVNLTTGKQRPIKRSLHSATGFRFICDNLALPVPCHWERINTDEPYQLVQLGRDTYEFKEVARLYERTMDRPIKSIQRIQNLDLWEFFCRKKMQLRKVKRTFDIEERRLFHGTGCNNIQAICMFNFDWRLTGSNGDVYGKGSYFARDAKYSSKFCYNTTKHNSNLHRHGLSPPIFAGEPSYKSMFLARVLVGEYTLGKPLYCRPPSKDTSLTNFFDSCVDDMVNPKIHVIFDSNQIYPEYLIEFY; this comes from the exons ATGTTAGCCACCAGAACGGCCGAGGATGAGTCCctggaggtggaggagatgGACACCCTGGAGCCAAACTGGTGCTGGTTCTACCTGGCCGAGTGTGGGGTGTGGCACATGTTTGAG ATCGACCCGAGCGCTGCTTGCTCCGTGACCAGCGCCCAGATTGAGCAGTGCTACAACCGGAACCAGCGCGGCGTCATGGAGTTTTACACGGCCAAGTACACATACCGACTGGACTTCTCAG TCATGCGGCAGGTCAACTTGACGACTGGGAAGCAGCGGCCAATCAAGCGCTCCCTCCATTCCGCAACCGG CTTCAGGTTTATTTGCGACAACCTGGCCTTGCCCGTGCCATGTCACTGGGAGAGGATCAACACGGACGAGCCCTATCAG CTAGTCCAGTTGGGCCGAGACACCTACGAGTTTAAAGAAGTTGCCCGGCTGTACGAAAGGACCATGGATCGacccattaaatccatccagaGGATTCAGAATTTGGATTTGTGGGAATTCTTTTGCAG GAAGAAAATGCAGCTGAGAAAAGTGAAGCGCACTTTTGATATTGAGGAACGAAGGCTTTTCCACGGcacgggatgcaacaacatccaggccatatgcatgtttaattttgatTGGCGGCTCACAGGAAGCAACGGCGACGTATATGGCAAAG GTAGCTACTTCGCCCGGGACGCCAAGTACTCCAGTAAGTTCTGCTACAACAccaccaagcacaacagcaaccTGCACCGGCACGGGCTGTCGCCACCCATCTTCGCTGGTGAGCCGTCGTACAAGAGCATGTTCCTGGCGCGAGTGCTGGTGGGCGAGTACACGCTGGGCAAACCGCTCTACTGCCGCCCGCCCTCCAAGGACACCAGCCTCACCAATTTCTTCGACAGTTGCGTGGACGACATGGTCAACCCGAAAATCCACGTCATCTTCGACAGCAATCAGATCTACCCGGAATACCTGATCGAGTTCTATTGA
- the LOC125992051 gene encoding protein mono-ADP-ribosyltransferase PARP11 isoform X1, which produces MLATRTAEDESLEVEEMDTLEPNWCWFYLAECGVWHMFEIDPSAACSVTSAQIEQCYNRNQRGVMEFYTAKYTYRLDFSVMRQVNLTTGKQRPIKRSLHSATGFRFICDNLALPVPCHWERINTDEPYQLVQLGRDTYEFKEVARLYERTMDRPIKSIQRIQNLDLWEFFCRKKMQLRKVKRTFDIEERRLFHGTGCNNIQAICMFNFDWRLTGSNGDVYGKGSYFARDAKYSSKFCYNTTKHNSNLHRHGLSPPIFAGEPSYKSMFLARVLLRGRHGQPENPRHLRQQSDLPGIPDRVLLRLSPLPIRDERFKRCQGDPVPKSMNFKVPSMRTMTTLQGCFFHCTSKWDIEQMSWKC; this is translated from the exons ATGTTAGCCACCAGAACGGCCGAGGATGAGTCCctggaggtggaggagatgGACACCCTGGAGCCAAACTGGTGCTGGTTCTACCTGGCCGAGTGTGGGGTGTGGCACATGTTTGAG ATCGACCCGAGCGCTGCTTGCTCCGTGACCAGCGCCCAGATTGAGCAGTGCTACAACCGGAACCAGCGCGGCGTCATGGAGTTTTACACGGCCAAGTACACATACCGACTGGACTTCTCAG TCATGCGGCAGGTCAACTTGACGACTGGGAAGCAGCGGCCAATCAAGCGCTCCCTCCATTCCGCAACCGG CTTCAGGTTTATTTGCGACAACCTGGCCTTGCCCGTGCCATGTCACTGGGAGAGGATCAACACGGACGAGCCCTATCAG CTAGTCCAGTTGGGCCGAGACACCTACGAGTTTAAAGAAGTTGCCCGGCTGTACGAAAGGACCATGGATCGacccattaaatccatccagaGGATTCAGAATTTGGATTTGTGGGAATTCTTTTGCAG GAAGAAAATGCAGCTGAGAAAAGTGAAGCGCACTTTTGATATTGAGGAACGAAGGCTTTTCCACGGcacgggatgcaacaacatccaggccatatgcatgtttaattttgatTGGCGGCTCACAGGAAGCAACGGCGACGTATATGGCAAAG GTAGCTACTTCGCCCGGGACGCCAAGTACTCCAGTAAGTTCTGCTACAACAccaccaagcacaacagcaaccTGCACCGGCACGGGCTGTCGCCACCCATCTTCGCTGGTGAGCCGTCGTACAAGAGCATGTTCCTGGCGCGAGTGCTG TTGCGTGGACGACATGGTCAACCCGAAAATCCACGTCATCTTCGACAGCAATCAGATCTACCCGGAATACCTGATCGAGTTCTATTGAGATTGTCCCCTCTCCCAATCCGAGACGAGCGCTTCAAGAGATGTCAAGGCGATCCTGTGCCTAAGAGCATGAATTTTAAAGTGCCTTCGATGAGGACGATGACAACTCTGCAAGGATGTTTTTTCCACTGCACGTCCAAATGGGATATTGAGCAAATGAGCTGGAAATGCTAA
- the LOC125992051 gene encoding protein mono-ADP-ribosyltransferase PARP11 isoform X3, with product MLATRTAEDESLEVEEMDTLEPNWCWFYLAECGVWHMFEIDPSAACSVTSAQIEQCYNRNQRGVMEFYTAKYTYRLDFSVMRQVNLTTGKQRPIKRSLHSATGFRFICDNLALPVPCHWERINTDEPYQLVQLGRDTYEFKEVARLYERTMDRPIKSIQRIQNLDLWEFFCRKKMQLRKVKRTFDIEERRLFHGTGCNNIQAICMFNFDWRLTGSNGDVYGKGSYFARDAKYSSKFCYNTTKHNSNLHRHGLSPPIFAVAWTTWSTRKSTSSSTAIRSTRNT from the exons ATGTTAGCCACCAGAACGGCCGAGGATGAGTCCctggaggtggaggagatgGACACCCTGGAGCCAAACTGGTGCTGGTTCTACCTGGCCGAGTGTGGGGTGTGGCACATGTTTGAG ATCGACCCGAGCGCTGCTTGCTCCGTGACCAGCGCCCAGATTGAGCAGTGCTACAACCGGAACCAGCGCGGCGTCATGGAGTTTTACACGGCCAAGTACACATACCGACTGGACTTCTCAG TCATGCGGCAGGTCAACTTGACGACTGGGAAGCAGCGGCCAATCAAGCGCTCCCTCCATTCCGCAACCGG CTTCAGGTTTATTTGCGACAACCTGGCCTTGCCCGTGCCATGTCACTGGGAGAGGATCAACACGGACGAGCCCTATCAG CTAGTCCAGTTGGGCCGAGACACCTACGAGTTTAAAGAAGTTGCCCGGCTGTACGAAAGGACCATGGATCGacccattaaatccatccagaGGATTCAGAATTTGGATTTGTGGGAATTCTTTTGCAG GAAGAAAATGCAGCTGAGAAAAGTGAAGCGCACTTTTGATATTGAGGAACGAAGGCTTTTCCACGGcacgggatgcaacaacatccaggccatatgcatgtttaattttgatTGGCGGCTCACAGGAAGCAACGGCGACGTATATGGCAAAG GTAGCTACTTCGCCCGGGACGCCAAGTACTCCAGTAAGTTCTGCTACAACAccaccaagcacaacagcaaccTGCACCGGCACGGGCTGTCGCCACCCATCTTCGCTG TTGCGTGGACGACATGGTCAACCCGAAAATCCACGTCATCTTCGACAGCAATCAGATCTACCCGGAATACCTGA